The Spiribacter roseus genome includes the window CAGACGCTCGCAGGCGCGGGCGCAGCGCTCGCCAATGGCGGCCCGCTCGTCGTCACTGATGCCCGGCGCGGGGCTTTCCTCGATGACCTTCTGATGGCGGCGCTGCATCGAGCAGTCGCGCTCGCCCAGGTGCACCGCATGACCGGACTCATCCGCCATGACCTGGATTTCGATATGGCGGGGATTGTCCAGGTATTTCTCCATGTACACCGTGCTGCTGCCAAAGGCGTTGCTGGCCTCGGTACGGGTCATGGCGATGGCATGCAGCAGCCCGCCTTCACTGTGGACCACGCGCATGCCCCGACCGCCACCGCCGGCCGCGGCCTTGATGATTACCGGAAAGCCGATGTCGTGGGCCAGGCGCAGGTTCTCGGCGTCGTCGTCGCCCAGTTCGCCATCCGAGCCGGGCACGCAGGGCACGCCCGCGGCCTTCATGGATTCAATGGCCGAGACCTTGTCGCCCATCAGGCGAATGGTCTCGGGGCGCGGGCCGATGAACCGGAACCCGGACTGCTCGACACGCTCGGCAAAGTCGGCGTTCTCCGACAGAAAGCCGTAGCCGGGGTGGATGGCCACCGCGTCGGTGAGCTCTGCGGCGCTGATGATGGCGGGGATGTTCAGATAGCTCTCCGCCGAGCTGGCCGCGCCGATGCACACCGACTCGTCGGCCAGGCGCACGTGCTTGAGATCGCGGTCGGCGGTGGAGTGGACCGCGACTGTGCCAATGCCGAGTGCCCGGCAGGCGCGCAGGATGCGCAGGGCGATTTCCCCGCGGTTGGCGATGAGGACCTTGTCGATCATGCCGCGCCCCTACTCGATGATGAACAGCGGCTGGTCAAACTCCACCGGCTGCCCATTCTCGACCAGAATGCTCCGGACAACGCCGGCGCGGTCGGATTCGATCTGATTGAGCATCTTCATGGCCTCGATGATGCAGAGCGTGTCGCCGGCGCCCACCGCCTGGCCTTCCTCGACAAACGCACTGGCGTCGGGGGAGGAGGCCCGGTAGAAGGTGCCCACCATCGGCGAGCGCACGGCATGCCCGCTGGGTTCGGGGGCGGCGGGTTCGGCCGCGGCCGGTTCCGGCGCGGTGGGTGCCGCCGGCGCGGGCGGTGGGGCCGCGGCCGCCGGCGCCGCCACCTGGGTGACACCACGGTTGATGCGCACGCTTTCCTCGCCCTCGTGGATCTCGATCTCGTTGACGCCGGACTCGTCCAGCAGCTCGATCAGGCGTTTAATCTTGCGAATGTCCATGGTGGGTCAGTTCCGTTCGATGGTTTCAAGCAGGGCGGTGAGGGCGAGCTCATAACCCATGGGGCCCAGCCCGGCGATCACGCCGGTGGCGATGTCCGACAGATACGA containing:
- the accC gene encoding acetyl-CoA carboxylase biotin carboxylase subunit, with the protein product MIDKVLIANRGEIALRILRACRALGIGTVAVHSTADRDLKHVRLADESVCIGAASSAESYLNIPAIISAAELTDAVAIHPGYGFLSENADFAERVEQSGFRFIGPRPETIRLMGDKVSAIESMKAAGVPCVPGSDGELGDDDAENLRLAHDIGFPVIIKAAAGGGGRGMRVVHSEGGLLHAIAMTRTEASNAFGSSTVYMEKYLDNPRHIEIQVMADESGHAVHLGERDCSMQRRHQKVIEESPAPGISDDERAAIGERCARACERLGYRGAGTFEFLYQDGEFYFIEMNTRIQVEHPVTEMVTGRDLVAEQILIAGGAPLSFAQSDIEFRGHAIECRINAEDPVRFVPSPGQITVYHAPGGPGVRVDSHVYSGYHVPPHYDSMIGKVITWGADRPSAIARMRTALSELVIEGITDNTALHEDLLTDRGFEEGGTNIHYLEHKLGLS
- the accB gene encoding acetyl-CoA carboxylase biotin carboxyl carrier protein, with protein sequence MDIRKIKRLIELLDESGVNEIEIHEGEESVRINRGVTQVAAPAAAAPPPAPAAPTAPEPAAAEPAAPEPSGHAVRSPMVGTFYRASSPDASAFVEEGQAVGAGDTLCIIEAMKMLNQIESDRAGVVRSILVENGQPVEFDQPLFIIE